Within the Takifugu flavidus isolate HTHZ2018 chromosome 20, ASM371156v2, whole genome shotgun sequence genome, the region GTTTAAACGGGAATTGCACACGGTGAGTACTGTACATGCTCCTTATGTTTAGAGAAGAGAATGCAAGGCTGTGGGGCTATTAGGATGTCACCCCTACTTTGCTTTGCAGATTAACTGCAACACTAACCCCAATTTGCTTTGCAGATTTCCTTCTTTGCAGGGCTCATCCTGAACGAAGTTGTGAATTTTGTGTTCAAGCACATTGTCAGAGAGCCGCGCCCATGTGCAGGTAAGTGAAGCAATTAGCCACTTGCTTTGTGCAGAGCTGGCAGCATTGCAGGTGCACGGAGATGTCAAACATGCCTTCTAATTTTAAATGCGTGATAAAATTCCTGCGTTTTCAGAGTTTCAGTCAGAGCGAACAGTTTGCTAAATgcaccttttatttttctgtcttcctgCAGGGACTCATGCAAGTGTGCCCTCAGAATATGGGATGCCCTCCAGTCATTCCCAGTTAATCTGGTTCTTTGTTGTttacttctttctttttctttatttaaggTGAGCCtttctcttctgtgtttgtgggagGGTTAAAGTTTTATAGTTTTTTCAGTATCttgtatttaatttaaaatctaATAATCTGTTTTTCAGAATGCATCAAACGAACAACGCTCGGTGTGTGGACCTGCTATGGAGACATATACTGTCTATCATCCTTTTGGGCCTAGCCTTATCAGTCTCGTACAGCAGGTAAATTACACACTATTTTTGAACGCGGACAAAGATAAGGTTTTGAAAATAGTTTCACTCACAAGCGACCAGTTTGACCTACAAAGGTAAATAGGTTCTATGATGTCACAACCACAGATTAATGTTGTTTCCTtccctttgtttccttttcagGGTTTACCTGTTGTATCACTCTTGGAGCCAGGTTATCTACGGTGGAGTGGCTGGTAGTACTTTTGGCATAATCTGGTTCTTTTTTACGCAGGAGGTGCTGACACCAATCTTCCCCAAAATAGCAGCATGGTATGTCGTGCTCTCatttctctgcttccttctcATGTCACAGGGGAAGATAATCCAATCTCAGTCTGAATAACTGGATGAACTTGTCTACTTCATGTGTGGCTGCTATATAAATCTTCATTCTCCTCTGATGTGCTGGTTTGCCTTTTTCATTATTTGATAGGCCAATTTCGGAGTACTTTCTGGTGCGAGACACAAGTCTGATCCCCAACATCTTATGGTTTGAGTATACAGTCACCCGATCAGAGGCGAGGTAAGTTGCTGCATTGGTCTCGTGAGACATTCAATCTTACTGAAGTTATGCGTGCAATGAGTAAAGGTTATGAAGACTCGCCTAAAGTTTGTGACTCATACTTTCCCATATATGTGTATGCTTCCTGTCTTCTACCATTTGATGAGTTGCAGACCTGTTCTGTGCCTCAGAGGAATGCAGAATGTGGTTGTACATGTCTATGTGGCGGTGAATTCAGTATACATGTTGTCTCTAGTTGTCCCCAGGATAATTGGATTATAGTTGCCTTTATGTGCAAAACAGACAGACCAAGCATTTATTCTGtacatctcttcttttttctcttccaggaACAGACAACGAAAGCTTGGAACAAAACTTCAGTGATCTCCTAATTTCCTTTGTGTGGATTTAGAACCACCGTCACCTACTCTcaagcacacatacacacgcaaaCAAACGCTCACAGCAGAACCACACTGGAGAACCACCATTTTGGACAGACGCGGTTGTTCGGAgtaaagggcaaaaaaaaaaagtttacagGTGGTGAAAGAGTGCCTGGACCTGTCCTGGAGCCTGCAGCCTGACCAAGTCCGTCCACACGCCTCTCCTTCTTGTACAGC harbors:
- the dolpp1 gene encoding dolichyldiphosphatase 1: MALDEQQCSAPPRWRSISLTHVEFPEGDLTGRVLAYITLLPIAILVGFVTLIVFKRELHTISFFAGLILNEVVNFVFKHIVREPRPCAGTHASVPSEYGMPSSHSQLIWFFVVYFFLFLYLRMHQTNNARCVDLLWRHILSIILLGLALSVSYSRVYLLYHSWSQVIYGGVAGSTFGIIWFFFTQEVLTPIFPKIAAWPISEYFLVRDTSLIPNILWFEYTVTRSEARNRQRKLGTKLQ